The Patescibacteria group bacterium genome has a window encoding:
- a CDS encoding DegT/DnrJ/EryC1/StrS family aminotransferase — protein sequence MTVPFFDNRRQFLAIKTEVMKSVERILQSGNLILGPEVKKFEEDFAQFSGCRFGIGVNSGTDALKIALRAVGVGCGDEVITAANTASPTVSAIKELMAEPVLVDAGEDFLIDVKKIEKKITAKTKAIVPVHLYGQVCAIDEVVKIAKQHGLKIVEDCAQAHGAAHAGKMVGGFGDAGCFSFYPTKNLGAYGDAGLIVTSDQEIAKKCASLRKYGMEDSYFSEFDGYNSRLDEVQAGILNIKLEYLADYNKRRQGTAARYLSEIKNKKIILPKMNEPAGHVWHQFVIRVEEREKFLEYLKKNKIGFGIHYPYPIHLQTAFAEFAAPDLANSEKFAREIVSLPIFPELEKKEVDYIISTINLF from the coding sequence ATGACAGTGCCTTTTTTTGATAATCGCCGCCAATTTTTAGCGATAAAAACCGAGGTCATGAAGTCTGTCGAGCGTATTTTGCAATCCGGAAATTTGATTCTCGGTCCGGAAGTGAAAAAATTCGAAGAAGATTTTGCGCAATTTTCCGGCTGCCGCTTCGGTATCGGGGTTAACTCCGGAACTGATGCCCTGAAGATCGCCTTGCGGGCGGTGGGAGTGGGCTGTGGCGATGAAGTGATCACCGCGGCCAACACGGCCAGTCCGACCGTCAGCGCGATCAAGGAATTGATGGCCGAACCGGTATTGGTTGATGCCGGCGAGGATTTTTTAATCGATGTCAAAAAAATAGAAAAAAAGATTACGGCGAAAACCAAGGCGATAGTGCCAGTCCATCTTTATGGCCAGGTTTGCGCCATAGATGAGGTCGTAAAGATCGCCAAACAGCACGGGTTGAAAATCGTTGAAGATTGCGCTCAGGCGCACGGGGCGGCTCACGCCGGGAAAATGGTTGGCGGTTTCGGCGATGCCGGCTGTTTCAGTTTTTATCCCACTAAAAATTTGGGCGCTTACGGCGATGCCGGATTGATCGTCACTTCCGATCAGGAGATCGCCAAAAAATGCGCGAGTTTGCGAAAATACGGCATGGAGGATTCATATTTTTCCGAATTTGACGGCTACAACAGCCGCTTGGATGAAGTGCAAGCCGGGATCTTGAATATCAAATTGGAATATTTGGCCGATTATAATAAAAGAAGACAGGGAACAGCCGCGAGATATTTGTCCGAAATAAAAAATAAAAAGATAATTTTGCCGAAAATGAACGAGCCCGCCGGCCATGTCTGGCATCAATTCGTGATCAGGGTTGAAGAGCGGGAGAAGTTTCTGGAATATTTGAAGAAAAATAAAATCGGATTTGGCATCCATTATCCTTACCCGATCCATTTGCAAACGGCCTTTGCCGAATTCGCCGCCCCTGACCTGGCTAATTCGGAAAAATTCGCCCGCGAGATCGTGTCCTTGCCGATCTTCCCCGAGCTGGAGAAAAAAGAAGTTGATTACATAATTTCGACGATAAATCTTTTTTAA
- a CDS encoding FdtA/QdtA family cupin domain-containing protein: protein MNKKKIRVKNSGFVKLQNFNDFPDGLLGIAEAKKNIPIEIKRVYFINKLFNQKSKRGHHAHKKLEQIIFCINGNFKIKLDDGANQQTILMNDPSVGVILGKELWHEMSGFSSDCVILVLANDYFVENDYIRSYDEFLKYVRGHHKK from the coding sequence ATGAATAAGAAAAAAATAAGGGTAAAGAATTCCGGATTCGTAAAATTGCAGAATTTTAACGATTTTCCCGACGGATTGCTGGGTATCGCCGAAGCCAAGAAAAATATTCCGATCGAGATCAAAAGAGTCTATTTCATCAACAAGCTGTTCAATCAAAAATCAAAGCGCGGCCATCATGCTCATAAGAAACTGGAGCAGATAATTTTTTGCATCAACGGCAACTTTAAAATAAAATTGGATGATGGCGCCAATCAGCAGACGATCTTGATGAACGATCCGAGCGTCGGAGTAATCTTGGGCAAAGAATTGTGGCACGAAATGTCCGGTTTCAGCTCGGATTGCGTGATCCTGGTCTTAGCTAATGATTATTTTGTTGAAAATGATTATATCCGCAGTTATGACGAATTTTTAAAATACGTCAGAGGTCATCATAAAAAATAA
- a CDS encoding glycosyl transferase codes for MNNFCTLFDSFYLLKGLALYNSLLRQPEPFHLYIFAFDDRSFGILTRLNLAHATIIPLSELEDERLKAVKPGRTKGEYCWTSTTSTILYCLKKFNLASCTYIDADIFFFGSPQAALDQIGDKSVLMTEHHYAPEYDQSALSGKYCVQFMTFKNNAEGLKILNWWKDRVIEWCFSRREDGKFGDQKYLDDWTTRFAGLVAESKYWGAGVAPWNTRRFEFLKQDGIIKVRESGEVFNLVFYHFHDSQLYFLFNKLKIYQGSYVFNPSPLIKEIYAAYGKAINESWQMVRSVDPDFRAGTFSLNHIFEVKVRKIIFRLKRKIKKLSK; via the coding sequence ATGAATAATTTTTGTACGCTGTTCGATTCTTTTTATCTCCTTAAGGGGCTGGCTTTATATAATTCTTTGTTAAGGCAACCGGAACCTTTTCATCTGTATATTTTCGCCTTTGACGACCGCAGTTTCGGGATTTTGACCAGGCTTAATTTGGCCCACGCCACTATTATCCCGTTGAGCGAACTGGAAGACGAAAGGCTTAAGGCGGTGAAGCCGGGGCGCACCAAGGGTGAATATTGCTGGACTTCCACCACCTCGACGATCTTGTATTGTCTGAAAAAATTCAATTTGGCAAGCTGCACTTATATCGATGCCGACATCTTTTTCTTTGGTTCGCCGCAGGCCGCCCTGGATCAGATCGGCGATAAATCAGTGCTGATGACTGAACATCATTATGCGCCGGAATACGACCAATCGGCCTTGAGCGGAAAATACTGCGTGCAATTCATGACTTTTAAGAACAATGCCGAAGGATTGAAGATCTTGAATTGGTGGAAAGACCGCGTTATCGAATGGTGTTTCAGCCGCCGGGAAGACGGCAAATTCGGCGACCAGAAATATTTGGATGATTGGACAACGAGATTTGCCGGCCTGGTGGCTGAGTCTAAATATTGGGGCGCGGGCGTCGCGCCTTGGAATACGCGGCGGTTTGAATTTTTAAAGCAAGACGGCATCATCAAGGTGCGGGAGAGCGGCGAGGTTTTTAATCTGGTTTTTTATCATTTTCACGATTCACAATTGTATTTTCTGTTCAATAAATTGAAAATTTACCAGGGCAGTTATGTTTTTAATCCGAGCCCTCTCATTAAAGAAATTTACGCTGCCTATGGAAAAGCGATCAACGAGTCGTGGCAGATGGTAAGGTCGGTTGATCCGGATTTCCGCGCCGGAACTTTTTCCTTGAATCATATTTTCGAGGTGAAGGTCAGAAAAATCATTTTTCGGTTAAAAAGAAAAATAAAGAAATTAAGTAAATAA
- a CDS encoding methyltransferase, TIGR04325 family, which translates to MKDKIKQIIKAAMPPALLALVKDQSGKCKYEGVYHDWVEARKKTSGYDDRRIMEKALAAAMKAENGEAVWERDTVLFDQIEYSWPLLAALMLAAAKARGRLNVLDFGGSFGTTYRQNKKFLDRLESVKWNIVEQDQVVEEGKKNIKNENIRFWPSVARCLTQEKIDLVVFSASIQYLADPYGLLKEIMQRRIDMIVLDRLITSGQDDFITIQKVPPNIYSASYPVWILNPVKLKNFFQAAGYELLEEFPDPVSGVIKAGKQTAEHRGYIFTLPKK; encoded by the coding sequence ATGAAAGATAAAATTAAACAAATAATCAAGGCAGCCATGCCGCCAGCCTTATTAGCCTTGGTCAAGGACCAGAGCGGCAAATGTAAATATGAAGGGGTTTATCATGATTGGGTTGAGGCGAGAAAAAAAACTTCCGGATATGATGACCGGCGGATAATGGAAAAAGCCTTGGCGGCGGCGATGAAAGCGGAAAACGGCGAAGCGGTTTGGGAGCGAGATACGGTTTTGTTCGATCAGATCGAATATTCCTGGCCCTTGCTGGCGGCCTTGATGCTGGCTGCGGCCAAAGCCCGAGGCAGATTGAATGTGCTGGATTTCGGCGGATCGTTTGGGACGACTTATCGGCAAAACAAAAAATTTTTAGATCGGCTTGAGTCGGTCAAATGGAATATCGTGGAGCAGGATCAGGTGGTCGAAGAAGGGAAAAAAAATATCAAGAATGAAAATATCAGGTTTTGGCCGAGCGTTGCCCGATGTCTTACCCAGGAAAAAATCGATTTGGTCGTTTTTTCCGCTTCTATCCAATATCTGGCCGATCCTTACGGTTTGCTAAAAGAAATTATGCAGCGCCGAATCGATATGATTGTTCTTGACCGATTGATAACGAGCGGCCAAGATGATTTCATCACGATCCAAAAAGTCCCGCCAAATATTTACTCAGCCAGTTATCCGGTTTGGATCTTGAATCCGGTTAAGTTAAAAAATTTTTTCCAAGCCGCGGGCTATGAATTATTGGAAGAATTTCCTGATCCAGTCAGCGGCGTCATCAAAGCGGGCAAACAGACGGCCGAGCACCGGGGATACATTTTTACTTTACCCAAAAAATAA
- a CDS encoding glycosyltransferase: MRFSIITCTKNSAKYLAENIASVRAQSFTDYEHIFIDAFSADGTAEMIKKYQLEFPEQVKFFQFEPKGISAAMNAGTERAQGEFLIHLHSDDSFYDQRVLADAAEFLEKNPGLDWIYGRANTIRADGSPILVYPDKPLLHWHNSKSFIGRYLMKILRFVPHQAVFIRKSVLEKFGGFDESLTSEMDPDLWFRIRNKTNWSFFNRIICNYRMGEGAQSSAIDKREENRDNIRKVQKRYLNPVEYFLVDFLNKIREKRAKR, translated from the coding sequence ATGAGATTTTCCATAATTACTTGTACAAAAAATAGCGCCAAATACTTGGCGGAAAATATCGCCTCGGTCAGGGCGCAAAGTTTTACCGACTATGAGCATATTTTTATCGATGCGTTTTCCGCCGACGGCACGGCGGAGATGATTAAAAAATATCAGCTGGAATTTCCCGAGCAAGTCAAGTTTTTTCAATTTGAGCCGAAAGGAATTTCCGCGGCGATGAATGCCGGCACCGAGCGGGCGCAAGGGGAGTTTCTGATCCATCTTCATTCCGACGATAGTTTTTATGATCAGCGGGTTCTGGCGGACGCGGCTGAATTTTTGGAAAAAAATCCCGGTTTGGATTGGATTTATGGCCGAGCTAATACGATCAGAGCCGACGGTTCGCCGATCCTTGTTTATCCGGATAAGCCGCTTTTGCATTGGCATAATTCGAAAAGTTTCATCGGGCGCTACCTGATGAAAATTTTGCGCTTTGTTCCGCATCAAGCCGTGTTCATCAGGAAATCGGTGCTGGAAAAGTTCGGCGGCTTTGACGAAAGCCTGACCTCGGAAATGGATCCGGATCTCTGGTTCAGGATCAGGAATAAAACCAATTGGAGTTTTTTTAACCGGATCATCTGCAATTACCGGATGGGCGAGGGCGCTCAATCTTCCGCCATTGACAAGCGGGAGGAAAATCGGGACAATATCAGAAAGGTGCAAAAAAGATACCTCAATCCGGTTGAATATTTTTTGGTCGATTTTCTCAATAAAATCAGAGAAAAGCGGGCAAAAAGATGA
- a CDS encoding glycosyltransferase translates to MIKSFSIVIPTYNRQKELGNCLTSILRQDLLPAEIILVDDAELGEEFLQYWKKESTLLKINLVYYRKDPAKEQRGSSSSRNIGLNLAKEKICFILDDDLQLENYFFKETMAAWNDDPNLLGVGGVIINNRSKNIWEKRYNKFFGLRAGLSWDINEIGFQSWDDGIGDRQTAFYVHGGVCSYDKEIVKKLGGFTVFGGGREALEDVDFCWRAKLAGYFFLIEPQARVFHAQSASGREDGYALGYKESFNRQAIFKKLGGKELNDFLGFYWANVGWILRQILTGKFKKARGMIKGLI, encoded by the coding sequence ATGATCAAATCATTCAGTATCGTTATTCCGACTTATAATCGGCAAAAGGAATTGGGAAATTGCCTGACCTCGATCTTGCGGCAGGATTTGCTGCCGGCCGAAATCATTCTGGTCGATGACGCCGAGCTGGGCGAAGAATTTTTGCAGTACTGGAAAAAGGAATCAACCCTGCTTAAAATCAACTTAGTTTATTATCGCAAAGATCCGGCCAAAGAGCAGCGCGGCAGTTCCAGCTCGCGCAATATCGGTTTGAACCTGGCAAAAGAAAAAATTTGTTTCATTCTGGACGATGATCTGCAATTGGAAAATTATTTTTTTAAAGAGACTATGGCCGCCTGGAACGATGACCCCAACTTATTGGGAGTCGGCGGCGTGATCATCAATAACCGGTCAAAAAATATCTGGGAAAAAAGATACAATAAATTTTTCGGTTTGCGCGCAGGTTTGTCTTGGGATATCAACGAGATCGGTTTTCAATCCTGGGACGATGGGATCGGGGATCGCCAAACCGCTTTTTACGTTCACGGCGGCGTCTGCTCTTACGATAAAGAAATAGTTAAAAAATTAGGCGGTTTCACGGTTTTTGGCGGCGGGCGCGAAGCTTTGGAGGATGTGGATTTCTGCTGGCGCGCCAAACTGGCCGGATATTTTTTTCTGATCGAGCCCCAGGCCCGCGTTTTCCATGCCCAGAGCGCCTCGGGCCGGGAGGATGGATACGCTTTGGGCTATAAAGAAAGTTTTAATCGCCAGGCGATTTTTAAAAAATTGGGCGGGAAAGAATTAAATGACTTCTTGGGTTTTTATTGGGCCAATGTCGGCTGGATTTTGCGCCAAATTCTCACGGGTAAATTTAAAAAAGCCCGGGGAATGATAAAAGGACTGATCTGA
- a CDS encoding glycosyltransferase — translation MRILLVITKAVVGGAQTSVLNLAREMKKRGHEVTVGFGDGDWLPAELDKEKIPYYRFQWLKRTHNPLANLFFIGEIARYLRQHDFNVVHFNSSNALPGAIGAKLAGKKIRTVFTFRGMSMLDEHYQISPILKLAYWLFFKFCLLFVDAPVFVSRENWEKFGQGKLTKKGILIYNGLDPEKMNFVPRSEAINFFSQKAGRDLAGKYLIGSIGRLDYAKNYEFLINIFPKVLEIRPDAVAVIMGEGSERPLYENLIKQDNLQDKIFLIGNVDNGSRYLRGFDLLVLPSRYEGLAISLIEGLFSGLPMLATRVGGNIEVAGSEAEIYDLDSAEGFLKRFRDLQDVDVLDKILKNNRQQAEKFNLRNTADGYERIYQGK, via the coding sequence ATGAGGATTCTTTTAGTAATAACGAAGGCCGTCGTGGGCGGGGCGCAGACTTCGGTACTGAATCTGGCCAGAGAAATGAAAAAGCGCGGCCACGAGGTGACCGTCGGTTTTGGCGACGGCGATTGGCTGCCGGCCGAATTGGATAAAGAAAAAATTCCTTATTATCGGTTTCAATGGCTGAAGAGAACGCATAATCCTTTGGCTAATCTTTTTTTTATCGGCGAGATCGCCCGTTATTTGCGGCAGCATGATTTTAACGTCGTCCATTTCAATAGTTCCAACGCCTTGCCCGGCGCTATCGGCGCCAAGCTGGCCGGTAAAAAAATAAGAACTGTTTTTACTTTTAGGGGTATGTCGATGCTCGACGAACATTATCAGATATCGCCGATTCTAAAATTAGCCTATTGGTTATTTTTTAAATTCTGCTTGTTGTTCGTGGATGCGCCAGTTTTTGTCTCCCGAGAAAATTGGGAAAAATTCGGGCAAGGAAAGTTAACTAAGAAAGGAATTCTGATTTATAACGGTTTGGATCCGGAGAAAATGAACTTCGTTCCGCGGTCGGAGGCAATCAATTTTTTTTCGCAGAAGGCAGGCCGCGATCTGGCGGGGAAATATCTCATCGGTTCGATCGGCCGCCTGGACTATGCCAAGAATTACGAATTTTTGATCAATATTTTTCCGAAGGTCTTGGAAATCAGGCCGGATGCCGTGGCGGTAATAATGGGCGAAGGAAGCGAACGGCCGTTATACGAAAATTTAATCAAACAGGATAATTTGCAAGATAAAATATTTTTAATCGGCAACGTTGATAATGGCAGCCGTTATTTGCGCGGTTTTGATCTATTGGTTTTGCCTTCTCGCTATGAAGGTTTGGCGATTTCTTTGATCGAAGGATTATTCTCGGGGTTGCCCATGCTCGCCACTCGGGTTGGCGGAAATATTGAAGTCGCTGGCAGTGAAGCGGAAATTTACGATCTGGACAGCGCGGAAGGATTTTTAAAAAGATTCCGCGATCTGCAGGACGTTGATGTTTTAGATAAAATTTTAAAAAACAATCGCCAACAGGCGGAAAAATTCAATTTGCGGAATACGGCTGACGGCTATGAGCGAATTTATCAAGGAAAATAA
- a CDS encoding cysteine desulfurase family protein has protein sequence MFMIYLDHSATTPADKKVLKAMEPYWREIFGNPSSIHAYGQKAVLGVDQARAKAAKFFGCESQEIIFTSGATESNNLALRGVIKAFKSEIAKPHIITSKVEHDAIIEPCRDLEREGVEVTYLPVDKNGAVNPEDVKNAIKENTVLVSIMYVNSEVGICEPIREIGKLIEKINEGRMNEWQRIGAAKKLPKPRAIYFHTDATQGVNFFDCNVDKLHVDLLSMSGHKIYGPKGVGLLYIRKGALIAPIQLGGHHERNIRSGTLNVTGIVGLGEALSLITEKEREKNNKKIAALRDRLVEGVLKNIPDVVLNTDRANSTPAHAHFTLRGAEGESVLISLDFEGVAVSTGSACASNSLKSSEVLEAMGVCEEDSHYSIRFTLGKDNTKEEIDKLIKILPPIVEKLRKMNPIYKK, from the coding sequence ATATTTATGATATATCTAGATCACAGCGCCACGACTCCGGCGGATAAGAAAGTTTTAAAAGCGATGGAGCCGTATTGGCGGGAGATTTTTGGCAATCCGTCTTCAATCCATGCCTATGGACAAAAGGCGGTTTTGGGCGTGGATCAAGCCCGGGCTAAGGCGGCCAAGTTTTTCGGCTGTGAGAGTCAAGAAATAATTTTTACTTCCGGCGCAACCGAATCGAACAACTTAGCTTTAAGAGGAGTGATCAAAGCGTTTAAAAGTGAAATTGCCAAGCCGCATATCATTACCTCCAAAGTCGAGCACGATGCGATCATTGAACCATGCCGCGACTTAGAGCGGGAAGGCGTCGAAGTCACATATTTGCCGGTCGATAAAAACGGTGCGGTAAATCCGGAAGACGTGAAAAACGCAATCAAGGAAAATACGGTTTTGGTTTCAATTATGTATGTCAACAGCGAAGTCGGCATTTGCGAGCCGATCAGAGAGATCGGCAAATTGATCGAGAAAATCAATGAAGGCAGGATGAACGAATGGCAGCGGATCGGGGCGGCGAAAAAATTACCCAAACCCCGAGCAATCTATTTTCATACTGATGCCACGCAAGGGGTGAATTTTTTCGATTGCAATGTCGATAAACTTCATGTTGATCTGCTCTCGATGTCCGGTCATAAGATTTACGGGCCCAAAGGCGTTGGCTTACTATATATAAGGAAGGGCGCGCTGATCGCGCCGATCCAATTAGGCGGCCACCATGAGCGGAATATCCGTTCCGGCACCTTGAATGTGACTGGCATTGTCGGCTTGGGGGAAGCTTTATCGCTGATTACTGAAAAAGAACGAGAAAAAAATAATAAAAAAATCGCCGCTTTGCGGGATCGGCTGGTCGAAGGAGTGCTGAAAAATATTCCCGATGTGGTTCTAAATACCGATCGGGCCAATTCCACTCCGGCGCACGCCCATTTCACTCTCCGCGGCGCCGAGGGCGAATCGGTTTTGATCTCTTTGGATTTTGAAGGTGTGGCCGTTTCCACTGGTTCGGCCTGCGCCTCCAACAGTTTGAAATCATCGGAAGTCTTGGAAGCGATGGGTGTTTGCGAAGAAGACTCGCACTATTCGATCCGCTTTACCTTGGGCAAAGACAATACGAAAGAGGAAATCGACAAGTTAATCAAGATTTTACCGCCAATTGTTGAGAAACTTAGAAAGATGAACCCGATTTACAAAAAATAA
- a CDS encoding D-alanine--D-alanine ligase, with translation MKTVALFFGGLGNEAEVSVASAINVFKNFNFRKYKLICVYWHKNGLFYDVPDPAHLKTTAKNKLLIENFKNRFDVALPMTHGRFGEDGILQSIFESQKIKYCGCRVLASALCMDKAVCKELASGAGIRQVKFLAFDADLRPKNDLVKFAAEVKKRLRFPVYVKPSNSGSSVGITRVVKPSGLASAIKEAFKHDQKILVEEGLVSPREIEVAVLGNKELIISRPGEIKPAKEFYDYDDKYKLGQAQAIIPARLSRAETREIRTLAEKVYRLCGCSGFARVDFFLHQGQIYFNEINTLPGFTDISMFPMLMMDQGMTYRQLINKIIELV, from the coding sequence ATGAAAACAGTCGCATTATTTTTCGGCGGTTTGGGCAACGAAGCGGAAGTTTCAGTGGCTTCGGCTATTAATGTCTTTAAGAATTTTAATTTCCGTAAATATAAATTAATCTGCGTTTATTGGCATAAGAACGGTTTATTTTATGATGTGCCGGATCCGGCGCATTTGAAAACAACGGCCAAAAATAAATTATTGATTGAGAATTTTAAGAACCGTTTTGATGTCGCTTTGCCGATGACCCACGGCCGGTTCGGCGAAGACGGAATCCTGCAAAGCATTTTTGAATCGCAAAAAATAAAATATTGCGGTTGCCGCGTGCTGGCATCAGCGCTCTGCATGGACAAAGCCGTCTGCAAAGAATTAGCTAGCGGCGCAGGAATCCGACAAGTGAAATTTTTAGCTTTTGACGCTGACTTAAGACCAAAAAATGATTTAGTAAAATTTGCGGCGGAAGTTAAAAAAAGATTGCGCTTCCCGGTTTACGTCAAGCCGTCCAATTCCGGTTCGTCGGTCGGCATAACGCGGGTGGTCAAGCCAAGCGGTTTGGCGAGCGCCATTAAAGAAGCTTTTAAGCATGATCAAAAAATCCTAGTCGAAGAAGGCTTAGTCAGTCCGCGGGAAATCGAAGTGGCGGTGCTGGGCAATAAGGAATTGATCATTTCCCGGCCCGGAGAAATAAAGCCGGCCAAAGAATTTTACGATTACGATGATAAATATAAATTAGGCCAGGCCCAAGCAATCATTCCAGCCCGCTTAAGCCGCGCCGAGACGCGCGAAATCAGGACGCTGGCGGAAAAAGTTTATCGGCTTTGCGGCTGCTCCGGCTTTGCCCGCGTGGATTTTTTCCTCCATCAAGGCCAAATATATTTCAATGAGATCAACACCTTGCCCGGTTTCACCGACATCTCGATGTTCCCGATGCTGATGATGGACCAGGGAATGACCTATCGGCAGCTGATCAATAAGATTATAGAATTGGTATAA
- a CDS encoding NifU family protein has protein sequence MPSIKDKDKKIEEKIKKSLDTVRPSLQADGGDVEFKSFDEKSGTVKVGLVGHCAHCPMSQLTLKEGVEAILKKEVPEVKKVINE, from the coding sequence ATGCCGAGCATAAAGGATAAAGACAAAAAAATAGAGGAAAAGATAAAAAAGTCGTTAGATACTGTTCGCCCTTCTTTGCAGGCTGACGGAGGAGATGTGGAGTTCAAAAGCTTTGATGAGAAAAGCGGTACGGTGAAAGTCGGTTTGGTCGGCCATTGCGCTCATTGCCCGATGTCACAGCTTACTTTGAAAGAAGGCGTGGAAGCGATACTGAAGAAGGAAGTGCCGGAAGTAAAAAAAGTCATTAACGAATAA
- a CDS encoding iron-sulfur cluster assembly scaffold protein — MYTPKVLEHFKNPHNQGEMKDCDAVGQEGNPVCGDVMKIYLKIENNIIKDIKFETLGCAAAIAVSSDLTDMVKGKTLEEAMKITKDDVVKDLGGLPEVKVHCSMLGVDALKKAIENYQKKNK, encoded by the coding sequence ATGTATACCCCAAAAGTTTTAGAGCATTTTAAGAATCCGCATAACCAGGGCGAAATGAAAGATTGCGACGCGGTCGGGCAGGAAGGCAATCCGGTCTGCGGCGACGTGATGAAAATATATCTGAAGATCGAAAATAATATTATTAAAGATATTAAATTCGAGACTTTAGGCTGCGCCGCGGCGATCGCCGTGTCTTCGGATTTGACCGATATGGTCAAAGGAAAAACTCTCGAGGAGGCGATGAAAATCACCAAAGACGACGTGGTCAAAGATCTGGGCGGCTTGCCGGAAGTCAAAGTTCATTGCTCGATGCTCGGCGTGGACGCATTAAAGAAGGCGATAGAAAATTATCAGAAGAAGAATAAATAA
- a CDS encoding L,D-transpeptidase family protein, which produces MKRYFILGVIFFTFYFLLITYPVRAASLADTDNDGIPDIWETQVFHTDPAKADTDGDGFPDGEEIKNGYDPLQKGKVKLKETDFDKDGLSDRMELLFKTDPTNPDTDGDSHQDGAEVKSGYDPASSTTVKLKKHIEINLAKQELSYFLGKVELGKFIASTGTKAHPTPKGTFAIANKNPKAWSNSAKLWMPYWMGFIGTQFGIHELPYWPDGRREGEKDLGHPASHGCVRVGRNGEAKTLYNWAEIGTQVIIK; this is translated from the coding sequence TACTTTTTACTTTTTACTTATTACTTATCCCGTCCGGGCGGCCAGTTTAGCCGACACTGATAATGATGGCATTCCTGATATTTGGGAAACCCAGGTTTTCCATACTGATCCGGCCAAGGCCGACACTGATGGCGACGGATTTCCCGATGGCGAGGAAATAAAAAACGGTTATGATCCGTTACAAAAAGGAAAAGTTAAATTGAAGGAAACAGATTTCGATAAAGACGGTTTGTCCGACCGGATGGAACTGCTTTTCAAAACTGATCCGACCAACCCCGACACCGATGGCGACAGCCATCAGGACGGCGCGGAAGTAAAATCCGGCTATGATCCGGCCAGCTCAACGACGGTTAAACTGAAAAAACATATCGAAATAAATCTTGCCAAACAGGAACTTTCTTATTTTTTGGGAAAAGTTGAGCTGGGCAAATTCATCGCCTCTACCGGCACCAAAGCCCACCCGACCCCCAAGGGAACTTTTGCCATTGCCAATAAAAATCCCAAGGCTTGGTCAAATTCGGCCAAGCTCTGGATGCCTTATTGGATGGGTTTTATCGGTACTCAATTCGGGATTCACGAGCTGCCTTATTGGCCCGACGGCCGGCGTGAAGGGGAAAAAGATCTTGGCCATCCGGCTTCTCATGGTTGCGTTCGGGTGGGGCGGAATGGCGAAGCCAAAACCCTTTATAATTGGGCGGAAATCGGCACTCAAGTCATTATCAAATAA